A region from the Candidatus Binatia bacterium genome encodes:
- a CDS encoding EVE domain-containing protein, protein MAKQFWLVKQEPSSYPFDQLVKDKKTTWDGVRNFQARNNLAAMKKGDRVLYYHSGEAREVVGICEVTREAFPDPTADDPRWLAVELKPVKKLAKPVTLEQIKGDRALRDIALVRQSRLSVMPLDAAAFERIVELGS, encoded by the coding sequence GTGGCGAAGCAGTTCTGGCTCGTCAAGCAAGAGCCGTCCAGCTACCCGTTCGACCAGCTCGTCAAGGACAAGAAGACGACCTGGGACGGCGTGCGCAACTTCCAGGCGCGCAACAACCTGGCGGCGATGAAGAAGGGCGACCGCGTGCTGTACTACCACTCGGGCGAAGCGCGCGAGGTGGTCGGGATCTGCGAGGTGACGCGCGAGGCGTTTCCCGACCCGACCGCCGACGACCCCCGCTGGCTCGCGGTCGAGCTCAAGCCGGTGAAGAAGCTCGCGAAGCCGGTCACCCTCGAGCAGATCAAGGGCGACCGCGCGCTGCGCGACATCGCGCTCGTGCGGCAGTCGCGCCTCAGCGTCATGCCGCTCGACGCCGCGGCCTTCGAGCGCATCGTCGAGCTCGGGTCCTGA
- a CDS encoding isocitrate lyase/PEP mutase family protein: MASRQTTSVPTRAQRVRELVARGEPLVMGGFYDGVSARLVARAGFPLAFMGGYAVAASLLGEPDIGLLTQAEMADAARRLCRLVPCPVLVDADTGYGSVPNVVRTAELYAQAGAAGLFLEDQVWPKRCGHMAGKEVVERKEWLTKLRAVLQLRPSIDLFIVARTDARGPKGLKEAIIRGRAARDLGVDAVFVEAPQSVAELDAIALGVPGPKVANMVEWGRTPLLGVKELHERGFDLIVYPVAAILAQARALEDVYAALRRDGSTAHVMDRLYPFEQLNALLGLEQHRAREQAAVPVEVKTTAPPPRRRRSA; the protein is encoded by the coding sequence GTGGCGAGCAGACAGACGACTTCCGTCCCGACGCGCGCGCAGCGCGTGCGCGAGCTGGTCGCGCGCGGCGAGCCGCTGGTCATGGGCGGCTTCTACGACGGCGTGTCGGCGCGCCTGGTCGCGCGCGCCGGCTTCCCGCTCGCGTTCATGGGCGGCTACGCGGTCGCGGCGTCGCTGCTCGGCGAGCCCGACATCGGCCTCCTGACGCAAGCCGAGATGGCGGACGCGGCGCGTCGCCTGTGCCGTCTGGTCCCGTGCCCGGTATTGGTCGACGCCGACACCGGCTACGGCTCGGTGCCGAACGTCGTGCGCACCGCGGAGCTCTACGCGCAGGCCGGTGCGGCGGGGCTCTTCCTCGAGGATCAGGTGTGGCCCAAGCGCTGCGGGCACATGGCGGGCAAGGAGGTCGTCGAGCGCAAGGAGTGGCTGACCAAGCTGCGCGCCGTGCTGCAGCTCCGTCCCTCGATCGACCTCTTCATCGTCGCGCGCACCGACGCGCGCGGGCCGAAGGGCTTGAAGGAAGCGATCATCCGCGGCCGCGCCGCGCGCGACCTCGGCGTCGACGCGGTGTTCGTCGAGGCGCCGCAGTCGGTCGCCGAGCTCGACGCGATCGCGCTCGGCGTGCCCGGGCCGAAGGTCGCGAACATGGTCGAGTGGGGCAGGACGCCGCTCCTCGGCGTGAAGGAGCTGCACGAGCGCGGCTTCGACCTGATCGTCTACCCGGTCGCGGCGATCCTCGCGCAGGCGAGGGCGCTCGAGGACGTCTATGCGGCGCTGCGCCGCGACGGCAGCACGGCGCACGTCATGGACCGGCTCTATCCGTTCGAGCAGCTCAACGCGCTGCTCGGTCTCGAGCAGCACCGCGCGCGCGAGCAGGCTGCGGTGCCGGTCGAGGTCAAGACCACCGCGCCGCCGCCGCGACGTCGGCGCTCGGCGTGA
- a CDS encoding class I SAM-dependent methyltransferase yields the protein MALDEAKVHQFVEKAMSDLGSALTASLVVIGDKLGLYRAMAGAGPLTPAELAARTDTVERCVREWLAAQAAAGYVTYDAETGKYALPDEHAVALADDESPACVLGGFQGMTAAMRAEPKVTTAFRHGNGVGWHEHEPDLFLGTERFFRPGYNANLVSSWIPALDGVREKLEQGATVADVGCGHGASTIIMAKAFPRSRFVGFDYHAASIQSARERAERAGVADRVRFEVAAAKDYPGTYDLVTFFDCLHDMGDPVGAARHVRSTLAKDGTWMLVEPYANDDVKDNLNPLGRVYYSVSTLVCTQASLAQEVGLALGAQAGEKRLRDVCTKAGFSHFRRATETPFNLVFEVRA from the coding sequence ATGGCTCTCGACGAGGCGAAGGTTCACCAGTTCGTGGAGAAGGCGATGAGCGACCTCGGCTCGGCGCTGACGGCGTCGCTGGTGGTGATCGGCGACAAGCTCGGTCTCTATCGCGCGATGGCCGGCGCCGGACCGCTCACCCCGGCCGAGCTCGCCGCGCGCACCGACACGGTCGAGCGCTGCGTGCGCGAGTGGCTCGCCGCGCAGGCGGCCGCCGGCTACGTCACCTACGACGCGGAGACCGGCAAGTACGCGCTGCCCGACGAGCACGCCGTCGCGCTCGCCGACGACGAGAGCCCGGCCTGCGTCCTCGGCGGATTTCAAGGCATGACGGCCGCGATGCGCGCCGAGCCGAAGGTCACGACGGCCTTCCGCCACGGCAACGGTGTGGGCTGGCACGAGCACGAGCCCGATCTCTTCCTCGGCACCGAGCGCTTCTTCCGCCCGGGCTACAACGCGAACCTCGTGTCGTCGTGGATCCCGGCGCTCGACGGCGTGCGCGAGAAGCTCGAGCAGGGCGCGACGGTGGCCGACGTCGGCTGCGGGCACGGCGCGTCGACGATCATCATGGCGAAGGCGTTTCCGCGCTCGCGCTTCGTCGGCTTCGACTACCACGCGGCCTCGATCCAGAGCGCGCGCGAGCGCGCCGAGCGTGCGGGTGTGGCGGACCGCGTCCGCTTCGAGGTCGCGGCGGCGAAGGACTACCCGGGCACGTACGACCTCGTCACCTTCTTCGACTGCCTGCACGACATGGGCGATCCGGTCGGCGCGGCGCGCCACGTGCGCTCGACGCTCGCCAAGGACGGCACCTGGATGCTGGTCGAGCCCTACGCGAACGACGACGTCAAGGACAACCTGAACCCGCTCGGCCGCGTGTACTACTCGGTGTCGACGCTGGTGTGCACGCAGGCGTCGCTCGCGCAGGAGGTCGGCCTCGCGCTCGGCGCGCAGGCCGGCGAGAAGCGCCTGCGCGACGTCTGCACGAAGGCCGGCTTCAGCCACTTCCGGCGCGCCACCGAGACGCCGTTCAATCTCGTGTTCGAGGTCCGCGCCTAG
- a CDS encoding sigma 54-interacting transcriptional regulator: MPLTHPSAAILGASDAIVGLRDQVRRLATFDTVGNPHVPTVLLQGETGTGKGLVARVLHDSGPRAQNPFIDVNCAAIPDTMLEAELFGFEAGAFTDARRAKPGLFEAASTGTLFLDEIDALSLPLQAKLLKAIEEKSVRRLGAVAARRVDVKLIAATQHDLEALVASGRLRADLYHRLAVLVLRIPPLRERDDDAVLLAERLFADFARAHGLAPRRLGDDARRWLRTYSWPGNVRELSHLVERATLLGHDGELTVDELERLRMPLAPATQPPAAMEAGSAPLARPPATQDAASATLADDDDEATRIRAALARSGGNVVAAARLLGIGRNALRYRMRRLGIDRFSVIELPPPPRAARSTRTGAAHAVRAAHAAQRPDESLAARRETTASDVAGWEQKRAATLSLDLFFAEPDDAGPRWEPWTVVARWKQSIVERLRGFGGVLLDETSSRLTAAFGVPRALEQTPQRAVQAALAIQHLAATSPEPRPEIRIAVHLGEVRFAVEGSSGKLRVLALGDALALPERMLGHAGAGDVLVSARIARQVAQVCDLEPRPLKLGPRAEDDVTAYAVVAARARAASPLGELPAGTFVGRERELGLLEDAFRSAEAGRGQVVFLVGEAGIGKSRLLLEFRRRLADRSHLWIEGRCASYGGTTPFLPVIDGLRRFYGIDDRDDEESAGRKLEVGVAAFGPDVAWTLPYLRQILSLPPVAGDAAVAALDSASRRSETFRAMRVLLVRAAQQEPVVIVVEDLHWIDSTSEEFFGFVASVIQGMRVLLVCSHRPGYAHPFGDRSYYQRVVVQPLGDDEMATIAGTMLGTADMPHELRALIARKAEGNPFFVEEVTRSLIEDGSLRAENGSVVLTRSLADVSIPDTVQDVLTARIDRLADEARRAIQVASVIGREFALRLLERIIEAGEQVRTQLEELRAVELIYEKEVHPELAYMFKHALTHDVAYQSVVSERRKALHCTIGLAIEELYADRLEEHYETLAHHFTRAEEWERALEYHRRAVAKAAERHATRAVVEHCREALAIADCLGERALTATREHLEASLALACFYLSEFEASGAAYERASRASTDPARAELYRALAGQSHFWAHDYDHALTLADEVLARPAPEPRPGVALAKNLRGFMRAVLDADIADAERQCSSALELCAGRFPAIEGHVRFNQTLFAEWTGDFSRAIALAEQVMKIGRELRLAHLVVWPYWFIGKARCCLGDYGGAIALLEEGYQICDRIGDRAWKSRLLNTLGWCLGEVGDHVRAREYDARAAEVAHQLGDPEIVANSEINLALDHLAAGHLDDACGALEPIEAALARSTDAWMRWRYALHVCNARASIELARRAPERALAVAESEVAGAVRHRAPKIEARALITAGRALLELERPDEARDRLGRAIAVADRISTPRLAWRAHALLAQLARRSGDRENAERHAAVHARLLEASARSLADAELRRRLLESAARDLGDEASTFRRLT, translated from the coding sequence ATGCCCCTGACCCACCCGAGCGCAGCGATCCTCGGTGCCTCGGACGCGATCGTCGGACTGCGCGATCAGGTGCGGCGGCTCGCGACCTTCGACACCGTCGGCAACCCGCACGTGCCGACCGTGCTGCTGCAGGGCGAGACCGGGACCGGCAAGGGGCTCGTCGCGCGCGTCCTGCACGACAGCGGCCCGCGCGCGCAGAACCCCTTCATCGACGTCAACTGCGCGGCGATCCCCGACACCATGCTCGAGGCCGAGCTGTTCGGCTTCGAGGCGGGCGCGTTCACCGACGCGCGGCGCGCCAAGCCCGGGCTCTTCGAAGCGGCGTCGACCGGCACGCTGTTCCTCGACGAGATCGACGCGCTGTCGCTGCCGCTGCAGGCGAAGCTCTTGAAGGCGATCGAGGAGAAGAGCGTGCGGCGCTTGGGCGCGGTCGCGGCGCGACGGGTCGACGTCAAGCTGATCGCGGCGACGCAGCACGACCTTGAGGCGCTGGTCGCGAGCGGTCGGCTGCGCGCCGACCTCTACCACCGCCTCGCCGTGCTCGTGCTGCGCATCCCGCCGCTGCGCGAGCGCGACGACGACGCGGTGCTGCTCGCCGAGCGCCTCTTCGCCGACTTCGCGCGCGCGCACGGGCTCGCACCGCGCCGCCTCGGCGACGACGCGCGGCGCTGGCTGCGGACGTACTCGTGGCCGGGCAACGTGCGCGAGCTCTCGCACCTGGTCGAGCGCGCGACGCTGCTCGGGCACGACGGCGAGCTGACCGTCGACGAGCTCGAGCGCCTGCGCATGCCGCTCGCGCCGGCCACGCAGCCGCCAGCGGCGATGGAGGCAGGATCGGCTCCGCTCGCACGTCCACCGGCGACGCAGGACGCTGCGTCCGCCACGCTCGCGGACGACGACGACGAAGCGACGCGCATCCGCGCGGCGCTCGCGCGCTCGGGCGGCAACGTCGTCGCCGCCGCGCGTCTCCTCGGCATCGGACGCAACGCGCTGCGCTACCGCATGCGCCGGCTCGGCATCGATCGCTTCTCGGTCATCGAGCTGCCGCCGCCGCCGCGTGCGGCGCGCTCGACGCGCACGGGCGCCGCGCACGCAGTGCGCGCCGCGCACGCGGCGCAGCGACCGGACGAGTCGCTCGCCGCGCGCCGCGAGACCACCGCCAGCGACGTCGCCGGCTGGGAGCAGAAGCGCGCCGCGACGCTGTCGCTCGACCTCTTCTTCGCCGAGCCCGACGACGCCGGGCCGCGCTGGGAGCCGTGGACGGTGGTCGCGCGCTGGAAGCAGTCGATCGTCGAGCGGCTTCGCGGCTTCGGCGGCGTGCTGCTCGACGAGACGAGCTCGCGCTTGACGGCCGCGTTCGGCGTGCCGCGCGCCCTCGAGCAGACGCCGCAGCGCGCGGTGCAGGCGGCGCTCGCGATCCAGCACCTCGCCGCGACCTCGCCCGAGCCGCGTCCCGAGATCCGCATCGCGGTGCACCTCGGCGAGGTGCGCTTCGCCGTCGAGGGATCGTCCGGCAAGCTGCGCGTCCTCGCCCTCGGCGACGCGCTCGCGCTGCCCGAGCGCATGCTCGGCCACGCCGGCGCGGGCGACGTGCTGGTGTCGGCGCGGATCGCGCGCCAGGTGGCGCAGGTTTGCGACCTCGAGCCGCGGCCGCTCAAGCTCGGACCGCGCGCCGAGGACGACGTCACCGCGTACGCCGTGGTCGCGGCGCGCGCCCGCGCCGCGTCGCCGCTCGGCGAGCTGCCGGCGGGAACGTTCGTCGGCCGCGAGCGTGAGCTCGGGCTGCTCGAGGACGCGTTCCGCAGCGCCGAGGCCGGCCGCGGCCAGGTCGTCTTCCTGGTCGGCGAGGCGGGCATCGGCAAGTCGCGCCTGCTGCTCGAGTTCCGCCGTCGCCTCGCCGACCGCTCGCACCTGTGGATCGAGGGTCGCTGCGCGTCCTACGGCGGCACGACGCCGTTTCTGCCGGTGATCGACGGGCTACGGCGCTTCTACGGCATCGACGACCGCGACGACGAGGAGAGCGCCGGGCGCAAGCTCGAGGTCGGCGTCGCCGCGTTCGGCCCCGACGTGGCCTGGACCCTGCCCTATCTGCGTCAGATTTTGTCCTTGCCACCGGTTGCGGGCGACGCCGCCGTCGCCGCGCTCGACTCGGCGAGCCGGCGCAGCGAGACCTTCCGCGCGATGCGCGTCCTGCTCGTCCGCGCGGCGCAGCAGGAGCCGGTGGTGATCGTGGTCGAGGACCTGCACTGGATCGACTCGACCTCCGAGGAGTTCTTCGGCTTCGTCGCGAGCGTCATCCAGGGGATGCGCGTCCTCCTCGTCTGCTCGCACCGGCCGGGCTACGCGCACCCGTTCGGCGACCGCAGCTACTACCAGCGCGTCGTCGTGCAGCCGCTCGGCGACGACGAGATGGCGACCATCGCGGGCACGATGCTCGGTACGGCGGACATGCCGCACGAGCTGCGCGCGCTGATCGCCCGCAAGGCCGAGGGCAATCCGTTCTTCGTCGAGGAGGTGACGCGCTCGCTGATCGAGGACGGCTCGCTGCGCGCCGAGAACGGCAGCGTCGTCCTCACGCGCAGCCTCGCCGACGTCTCGATCCCCGACACGGTGCAGGACGTCCTCACCGCGCGCATCGACCGTCTCGCCGACGAGGCGCGGCGCGCGATCCAGGTCGCGAGCGTCATCGGACGCGAGTTCGCGCTGCGCCTGCTCGAGCGCATCATCGAGGCCGGCGAGCAGGTGCGCACGCAGCTCGAGGAGCTGCGCGCCGTCGAGCTGATCTACGAGAAGGAGGTCCATCCCGAGCTCGCCTACATGTTCAAGCACGCGCTGACGCACGACGTCGCCTACCAGAGCGTCGTCAGCGAGCGGCGCAAGGCGCTGCATTGCACGATCGGCCTCGCGATCGAGGAGCTCTACGCGGACCGCCTCGAGGAGCACTACGAGACGCTCGCGCACCACTTCACCCGCGCCGAGGAGTGGGAGCGCGCGCTCGAGTACCACCGCCGCGCGGTGGCCAAGGCCGCCGAGCGCCACGCGACGCGCGCCGTCGTCGAGCACTGCCGCGAAGCGCTCGCGATCGCGGACTGCCTGGGCGAGCGCGCGCTCACGGCGACGCGCGAGCACCTCGAGGCGTCGCTCGCGCTCGCGTGCTTCTACCTCAGCGAGTTCGAGGCGTCGGGCGCTGCGTACGAGCGCGCGAGCCGCGCGAGCACCGACCCCGCGCGCGCCGAGCTCTACCGCGCGCTCGCCGGACAGAGCCACTTCTGGGCGCACGACTACGACCATGCGCTGACGCTCGCCGACGAGGTGCTGGCGCGGCCTGCGCCCGAGCCGCGTCCCGGCGTCGCGCTCGCGAAGAACCTGCGCGGCTTCATGCGCGCCGTGCTCGACGCCGACATCGCCGACGCCGAGCGCCAGTGCAGCAGCGCGCTCGAGCTCTGCGCCGGGCGCTTCCCGGCGATCGAGGGACACGTCCGCTTCAACCAGACGCTGTTCGCAGAGTGGACCGGCGACTTCTCGCGCGCGATCGCGCTCGCCGAGCAGGTGATGAAGATCGGCCGCGAGCTGCGCCTCGCCCACCTCGTCGTCTGGCCGTACTGGTTCATCGGCAAGGCGCGCTGCTGCCTCGGCGACTACGGCGGCGCGATCGCGCTGCTCGAGGAGGGCTACCAGATCTGCGACCGCATCGGCGATCGCGCCTGGAAGAGCCGGCTGCTGAACACGCTCGGCTGGTGCCTCGGCGAGGTCGGCGACCACGTGCGCGCGCGCGAGTACGACGCGCGCGCCGCCGAGGTCGCACACCAGCTCGGCGACCCCGAGATCGTCGCCAACTCCGAGATCAATCTGGCGCTCGACCACCTCGCGGCGGGACACCTCGACGACGCGTGCGGCGCGCTCGAGCCGATCGAGGCCGCGCTCGCGCGCTCGACCGATGCGTGGATGCGCTGGCGCTACGCGCTGCACGTCTGCAACGCGCGCGCGAGCATCGAGCTCGCGCGCCGCGCGCCGGAGCGCGCGCTCGCGGTCGCGGAGAGCGAGGTCGCGGGCGCCGTGCGGCACCGCGCGCCGAAGATCGAGGCGCGTGCGCTGATCACCGCCGGACGCGCGCTGCTCGAGCTCGAGCGTCCCGACGAGGCGCGCGACCGCCTCGGGCGCGCGATTGCGGTCGCCGATCGCATCTCGACGCCGCGCCTCGCCTGGCGCGCGCACGCGCTTCTCGCGCAGCTCGCGCGACGAAGCGGAGATCGCGAGAACGCCGAGCGCCACGCGGCCGTGCACGCGCGCCTCCTCGAAGCGTCCGCACGCTCGCTCGCGGACGCCGAGCTGCGGCGTCGCCTGCTCGAGAGCGCGGCGCGCGACCTCGGCGACGAAGCGTCGACGTTTCGACGCTTGACGTAA
- a CDS encoding SDR family oxidoreductase, with amino-acid sequence MQDFAGKVVFITGASRGIGRAAALAFASRGATIALGYRKELELAQEVAREAEKRGGRGEPVQLDVGDAAQRDAAFDRIGELFGRLDVFVPNAAATAFKPLLEVKPHHVAKTFAITVEGFLFGVQRAAALMPESGGAIVAVSGYDCVRTVPRHGVLGAAKAAMEMLARQYAFELGPRGIRVNCVNFVYADTDSTRFYAGEGHEALKREMRELTPLRGLATAEDVADAIVYLASEQARFVSGQTLMVDGGVLLTSPAPTHLPPVD; translated from the coding sequence GTGCAGGACTTCGCGGGCAAGGTCGTCTTCATCACCGGCGCGTCGCGCGGCATCGGGCGCGCGGCGGCGCTCGCGTTCGCGAGCCGCGGCGCGACGATCGCGCTCGGCTATCGCAAGGAGCTCGAGCTCGCGCAGGAGGTCGCGCGCGAGGCGGAGAAGCGCGGCGGACGCGGCGAGCCGGTGCAGCTCGACGTCGGCGACGCCGCGCAGCGCGACGCCGCGTTCGACCGCATCGGCGAGCTCTTCGGGCGTCTCGACGTCTTCGTCCCGAACGCCGCGGCGACGGCGTTCAAGCCGCTCCTCGAGGTCAAGCCGCACCACGTCGCGAAGACGTTCGCGATCACGGTGGAAGGCTTCCTCTTCGGCGTGCAGCGCGCCGCCGCGCTGATGCCGGAGAGCGGCGGCGCGATCGTCGCGGTGTCGGGCTACGACTGCGTGCGCACGGTGCCGCGCCACGGCGTGCTCGGCGCGGCGAAGGCCGCGATGGAGATGCTCGCACGCCAGTACGCCTTCGAGCTCGGGCCGCGCGGCATCCGCGTCAACTGCGTGAACTTCGTCTACGCCGACACCGACTCGACGCGCTTCTACGCGGGCGAAGGACACGAGGCCCTGAAGCGCGAGATGCGCGAGCTGACGCCGCTGCGCGGGCTCGCGACCGCCGAGGACGTCGCGGACGCGATCGTCTACCTCGCCTCCGAGCAGGCGCGCTTCGTCAGCGGGCAGACGCTGATGGTCGACGGCGGCGTGCTGCTCACGTCGCCCGCGCCGACGCATCTGCCGCCGGTGGATTGA
- the bla gene encoding subclass B1 metallo-beta-lactamase, translating into MVLALVLALGVTSASVRAAAGAGVPASAGVAAVAAAEPVAAQPPAADAPTASPRAPREWRVGDLLLVSELAPGLWRHVSWRRIGELRAPSNGLVVRDGDEIVIVDTAWGEEATVALLDWVQAELGQPVARVIATHSHEDRVGGPRALAERGIPLLVHPTTAAIVAERGVTTTEPIPELASSDVVRVGGLEIFYPGAAHTRDNVVVWIPSARVLVGGCAVKSADARNLGYIAEADLESWPGAMRKVRERYGDAVIVVPGHGEPGNLSLLEHTIELVARGEAAPEAALMGAPPTADSETAAAGSASAQQMGDDE; encoded by the coding sequence ATGGTGCTGGCGCTAGTGCTCGCCCTCGGCGTGACGTCGGCGTCGGTGCGCGCCGCCGCCGGCGCGGGTGTACCCGCGTCCGCGGGCGTGGCGGCGGTTGCCGCGGCCGAGCCGGTTGCAGCGCAGCCACCCGCCGCGGACGCGCCAACCGCGAGCCCGCGCGCGCCGCGCGAGTGGCGGGTCGGCGACCTGCTGCTGGTGAGCGAGCTCGCGCCCGGCCTCTGGCGTCACGTCTCGTGGCGGAGGATCGGCGAGCTGCGCGCGCCGTCGAACGGGCTCGTCGTGCGCGACGGCGACGAGATCGTGATCGTCGACACCGCCTGGGGCGAGGAGGCCACGGTCGCGCTGCTCGACTGGGTGCAGGCCGAGCTCGGCCAGCCGGTCGCGCGCGTGATCGCGACCCACTCGCACGAGGACCGCGTCGGCGGGCCGCGCGCGCTCGCCGAGCGCGGCATCCCGCTGCTCGTGCACCCCACGACGGCCGCGATCGTCGCCGAGCGCGGCGTGACGACGACCGAGCCGATCCCCGAGCTCGCGAGCTCCGACGTCGTGCGGGTCGGCGGTCTCGAGATCTTCTACCCCGGCGCGGCGCACACGCGCGACAACGTCGTCGTGTGGATTCCGTCCGCGCGCGTCCTCGTCGGCGGCTGCGCCGTCAAGTCGGCGGACGCGCGCAACCTCGGCTACATCGCCGAGGCCGACCTCGAGAGCTGGCCCGGCGCCATGCGCAAGGTCCGCGAGCGCTACGGCGACGCCGTGATCGTGGTCCCGGGACACGGCGAGCCGGGAAATTTGAGCTTGCTCGAGCACACGATCGAGCTCGTCGCGCGCGGCGAGGCCGCGCCGGAAGCCGCGCTGATGGGCGCGCCGCCCACGGCGGATTCGGAGACGGCAGCCGCGGGCTCGGCGAGCGCGCAGCAGATGGGAGACGATGAATGA
- a CDS encoding antibiotic biosynthesis monooxygenase, with protein MILEVAVLDVRPGQTAEFEAAFREAQSIIASMPGYLSHQLQRCVERDDRYLLLVEWQTLEAHTEGFRGSAEYQRWKALLHHFYDPFPTVEHYRRVL; from the coding sequence ATGATCCTCGAGGTGGCGGTGCTCGACGTCCGGCCCGGTCAGACAGCGGAGTTCGAGGCCGCGTTCCGCGAGGCGCAGTCGATCATCGCCTCGATGCCGGGCTACCTCTCGCACCAGCTCCAGCGCTGCGTCGAGCGCGACGACCGCTACCTGCTGCTCGTCGAGTGGCAGACGCTCGAGGCGCACACCGAGGGCTTCCGCGGCTCAGCGGAGTACCAGCGCTGGAAGGCGCTGCTGCACCACTTCTACGATCCGTTCCCGACCGTCGAGCACTACCGGCGCGTGCTCTGA
- a CDS encoding LLM class F420-dependent oxidoreductase — protein MKLGLFGINLGPCAEPETAARVARAAEDAGFDSVWTAEHVVLPDPQAPPSPSPPETPILDPAVALAYLAAHTTRIRLGTGIIILPQRNPLVLAKELASVDVVSGGRLIFGLGVGYLKQEFDALGVPFAHKGARAIDYLQAMLALWTQDKPAYEGRFVRFAGVQAFPRPVQKPHPPIVVGGHSPEAFRRAVAHGSGWYGFALDLEATKRCIDGLEQAARELGRPGGLAGFEISVTPSVRLDRDVARRFADLGVSRLIPLQSRGGVDEQLRHVARLADEVLART, from the coding sequence ATGAAGCTCGGTCTCTTCGGCATCAACCTCGGCCCGTGCGCCGAGCCCGAGACCGCGGCGCGCGTCGCGCGCGCCGCCGAGGACGCGGGCTTCGACTCCGTCTGGACCGCCGAGCACGTCGTCCTGCCCGACCCGCAGGCGCCGCCGTCGCCGAGCCCGCCCGAGACGCCGATCCTCGATCCCGCGGTCGCGCTCGCGTACCTCGCCGCGCACACCACGCGCATCAGGCTCGGCACCGGGATCATCATCCTGCCGCAGCGCAACCCGCTCGTGCTCGCGAAGGAGCTCGCGAGCGTCGACGTGGTGTCGGGCGGGCGGCTGATCTTCGGCCTCGGCGTCGGCTACCTGAAGCAGGAGTTCGACGCGCTCGGCGTGCCGTTCGCGCACAAGGGCGCGCGCGCGATCGACTACCTGCAGGCGATGCTCGCGCTGTGGACGCAGGACAAGCCGGCGTACGAGGGTCGCTTCGTGCGCTTCGCGGGCGTGCAGGCGTTTCCGCGTCCGGTGCAGAAGCCGCATCCGCCAATCGTCGTCGGCGGGCACTCGCCGGAGGCGTTTCGCCGCGCGGTGGCGCACGGCTCCGGCTGGTACGGCTTCGCGCTCGACCTCGAGGCGACCAAGCGCTGCATCGACGGGCTCGAGCAGGCGGCGCGCGAGCTCGGACGTCCGGGCGGGCTCGCGGGCTTCGAGATCAGCGTCACGCCGAGCGTGCGCCTCGACCGCGACGTCGCGCGACGCTTCGCCGACCTCGGCGTGTCGCGGCTCATCCCGCTGCAGTCGCGCGGCGGTGTCGACGAGCAGCTGCGGCACGTCGCGCGTCTCGCCGACGAGGTGCTCGCGCGGACGTGA
- a CDS encoding TIGR00730 family Rossman fold protein — protein sequence MPRVRSVTVYAGSSTSASERHLEVARVLGRELARHGWCVVYGGARIGLMGALADAALEAGGRVEGVILDTFARVAHASLHDLVTVGDMRSRKAGLAHRGDAYVVLPGGFGTLEELSEILVERQLGMHRKPLVLVNVDGFWDPLLELIERQIAASLVKERYRALLTVVPGPREAVEVIARWASEPDEDAPTVDLDKILE from the coding sequence ATGCCGCGCGTTCGCTCCGTGACCGTCTACGCCGGATCCTCGACCAGCGCCTCCGAGCGCCACCTCGAGGTGGCGCGCGTCCTCGGCCGCGAGCTCGCGCGCCACGGCTGGTGCGTGGTCTACGGCGGCGCGCGCATCGGCCTCATGGGCGCGCTCGCCGACGCCGCGCTCGAAGCGGGCGGCCGCGTCGAGGGCGTGATCCTCGACACCTTCGCGCGCGTCGCGCACGCGAGCCTGCACGATCTCGTCACGGTCGGCGACATGCGCTCGCGCAAGGCCGGGCTCGCTCACCGCGGCGACGCCTACGTCGTCCTGCCGGGCGGCTTCGGCACGCTGGAGGAGCTGTCGGAGATCCTGGTCGAGCGCCAGCTCGGGATGCACCGCAAGCCGCTCGTGCTGGTCAACGTCGACGGCTTCTGGGATCCGCTGCTCGAGCTCATCGAGCGTCAGATCGCGGCGAGCCTGGTGAAGGAGCGCTACCGCGCGCTGCTGACGGTCGTGCCCGGTCCGCGCGAGGCGGTCGAGGTGATCGCGCGCTGGGCGAGCGAGCCGGACGAGGACGCGCCGACGGTCGACCTCGACAAGATCCTCGAGTAG